The Roseovarius sp. EL26 genome has a window encoding:
- a CDS encoding YaiI/YqxD family protein, with the protein MIYVDADACPVRAEVERVGTRHNLKMFVVSNGGLRPSPNPLVENVIVPDGPDIADMWIADRAGKGDVVITGDIPLAARCIENGAQVLRHNGDAFTPGNIGQQLAMRDLMTDLRAADPFRQGGGGKPFSKADRSRFLNALERAVRSAVAQG; encoded by the coding sequence ATGATCTATGTCGATGCAGATGCCTGCCCTGTCCGGGCCGAAGTCGAACGGGTTGGCACACGCCATAATCTAAAGATGTTTGTCGTCTCAAACGGCGGATTGCGCCCTTCACCCAATCCTCTGGTGGAAAATGTGATTGTGCCTGACGGACCTGATATTGCCGACATGTGGATCGCCGATCGCGCAGGCAAAGGCGACGTTGTCATCACCGGAGACATCCCTCTGGCGGCGCGCTGCATTGAAAACGGAGCGCAGGTCCTGCGCCACAATGGTGATGCCTTCACCCCCGGAAATATAGGACAACAATTGGCGATGCGGGATCTGATGACAGATCTGCGCGCGGCCGACCCTTTCCGACAAGGTGGCGGTGGCAAACCATTCAGTAAGGCCGACCGTTCGCGATTTCTGAACGCTCTGGAACGTGCGGTGCGCAGTGCCGTAGCACAGGGATGA
- a CDS encoding DMT family transporter produces MTAALRRANLLGALFGMAAVFCFSLNDLWIKQLSDNYALHQVVLIRACIGTLTFFIIVMPFNGGLRVFRTKRPRALALRGMCAVLANTFLFLGLWALPIADAVAIFFVSPLIITLLSVFILRETVGPRRWAAVIIGLIGVLVIIRPGTSAFQIASIFPIFAATLYSCMHIIARRIGQTESAATMAIYTQLSLVLVASLVGLSLGDGRMAASSIPALELLFRAWTTVDPADYLTFVLLGSTGMMGSFLISQAFRLGEAAFVAPMEYISMPMAIFWGITFFNTWPDGSTWAGIALILGSGLYMVWRETLTPAHNPT; encoded by the coding sequence ATGACCGCAGCCCTCCGACGCGCAAATCTGCTAGGCGCCTTGTTCGGCATGGCCGCCGTCTTTTGCTTTTCACTCAATGACCTGTGGATCAAGCAACTCTCGGATAACTACGCCCTACATCAAGTCGTATTGATCCGTGCCTGCATCGGCACGCTCACCTTTTTCATAATCGTCATGCCCTTTAACGGTGGATTACGGGTGTTTCGCACCAAACGCCCGCGCGCATTGGCCCTGCGCGGGATGTGCGCGGTGTTGGCGAATACGTTCCTCTTTCTTGGCCTTTGGGCTCTGCCCATCGCAGATGCCGTAGCGATCTTCTTTGTCTCGCCCCTGATCATCACCTTGTTGTCAGTCTTTATCCTGCGCGAAACTGTTGGCCCCCGTCGTTGGGCAGCCGTGATCATTGGCCTGATTGGCGTGTTGGTCATCATTCGCCCCGGCACCTCGGCGTTTCAGATTGCCTCGATCTTTCCGATCTTTGCCGCCACACTGTATTCCTGCATGCACATCATCGCCCGCCGGATCGGTCAAACTGAAAGCGCGGCCACCATGGCAATCTACACCCAGCTGTCCCTTGTTCTGGTCGCCAGTCTGGTGGGGCTATCGTTAGGTGATGGCCGCATGGCCGCCTCCAGCATCCCGGCGTTAGAACTGCTGTTTCGCGCATGGACCACAGTTGATCCAGCCGATTACCTGACATTCGTCTTGCTAGGGTCGACCGGGATGATGGGCAGCTTCCTGATTTCTCAGGCCTTCCGTCTGGGCGAGGCTGCCTTTGTCGCCCCGATGGAGTATATCTCCATGCCTATGGCGATCTTCTGGGGGATCACTTTTTTCAACACCTGGCCCGATGGTAGCACATGGGCCGGC